One stretch of Aerosakkonema funiforme FACHB-1375 DNA includes these proteins:
- the hpsA gene encoding hormogonium polysaccharide biosynthesis protein HpsA, with amino-acid sequence MLKRKQTRAIQKFIYSVFKQFWQLSRSASRKLSRWLVRNLLHKGYGKRSHATAKAGFVLPTVTVLLLVVALVVAAILFRTGSRTNQVMGEREQQVIYNAATPAIERAKAKLEYLFLKDTRLPSGPPSNEFLMSLLTNGLNPNYQLISTANPDPYLFPDEDDIRGVNGRLDLDGDGQVDPAWAYQTDVDGDGIKEIVVYSILLNTRNQSGNITLESSSDANKASALVVRNGPLNTINISDPVCSNLLTGSGSGTSSSTSPTSINPNHWYPAGSAVLRKTFQVDAIVISNKPGLKRTVTTLEFQQDRQLDKGNKWGAWFRYDLEVFPGSAFNWNGAMYSAGNIFVGSNDGSSKFRSFLISAQKSCFYTKDASEITIATLNADPPRQPNAYLGQIGVGRLSTNSYDSKAIFHVVNSDNSPNSTNGVEMDSGKDSVKDDKKPVDISLDPVALFTQDISKARTGTPPDNKLARDAGWDSNAGPGTIGYFQTRKRIYNKTEATPYVDDTYRADNRYGPKPRYDKTDITENGLAIPSSETKLIKDVVPPQDQEFKELGLDGYWERRARAEGLRIIVGERLQLGNTYGWVNSDLNANGNRNEPNEADPLYPPNQNPIKHEEQQRRTLRDNLAAVQATAVYHYKSGNSGYFPIAFVATTAHPGTGSNTTGTIGNSKKFNLNSSVYSYPDGTSAILYSDFFNGRGTDGWEYEVVAGGGEDENTFKGQLSAGQPLGKALRNLAYFAGEKDGAFPPTKQDRVYPHPYLTMWGNFSNLNRALSNLDSVGYDNLSIADKSYIHTAAGTLGMLANNISYFQGYTYNAADLENLNTALKTLDNASTSPGSTPDAYIDKVTDTTQKKIAQFVYQKEQIARDRLLGFAPSPSATSPTAPSGAEFRYEVKLHAVNPPTGSTTPKFKYAGVEYGNDVTTDTATQKKFVYVGCDLSDSGDGSGNNWFGMGNPNSWGTDVEKEKKFIRLAVSLCPTQPKYPSLFYIFPVATHSDRQTVNTSVNSSEEYIKKTTDRSIPNPPAGYVGFSPAEINLMALRPKGINFATGCGDTGWCLPTTNSIVPSTVPSKDDFAVIDPNGNQRWVSIIDNALFDGREMMNVRVLDIDLKQLKSVTFNGDTWLPANHGVVYAFREDAVREDAISRPSNGAYTNPNDTGHPRTNATNPNDPKDPALTSLKISPKPVDFYADPDRRPYGFRLRNGQVLKRDTGDQGYGIAFVSDNPVYIQGNFNFHSTDGNSNDLEEFKDILLKNDPNWNQFYNRQQLDDRFARPNKDTWRPAEIAADAIAILSDNFDAGSVEDGIKNDTSKKNSYRGFNGPNGDNVNPERGWIREDGTVSNTSLPIKLSRNGYPFFCPNSAPAPITGQPCTTPQEYKASYRQFGYAYGTSNVLDKASNTQVNATIVSGILPSQNKQSYGGLHNFPRMIEDWFDRDLNISGSFVQLSFSTYATGPYDQDDWEPDGADGANEPRSEEWNFYYNRPNRRWGYDVGLQYAPAGPLAQRFIQSASPRSEFYRDLEVSDPYICKLRRALNNRLPDIDLASRTECP; translated from the coding sequence ATGTTAAAACGCAAACAAACCAGAGCCATTCAAAAATTCATCTACAGCGTATTCAAACAGTTTTGGCAGCTGTCGAGAAGTGCTAGCAGAAAATTGAGCCGCTGGCTGGTACGTAATTTGTTGCATAAAGGTTATGGAAAGCGGAGTCACGCTACGGCTAAAGCTGGTTTTGTGTTACCGACTGTAACCGTACTTTTATTAGTTGTAGCTTTGGTGGTTGCCGCTATTCTGTTTCGTACTGGTAGCCGCACCAATCAGGTGATGGGAGAACGGGAACAGCAGGTGATTTATAATGCTGCCACTCCTGCCATCGAACGGGCAAAAGCAAAACTAGAGTATTTGTTCTTAAAAGATACGCGCTTGCCTAGTGGCCCGCCATCAAATGAATTTCTGATGAGCTTATTAACTAACGGCTTAAACCCTAATTATCAACTCATCTCAACAGCAAACCCCGATCCATACCTATTTCCCGATGAAGATGATATTCGGGGGGTGAACGGTCGGTTAGACCTTGATGGAGACGGTCAGGTAGACCCAGCTTGGGCTTACCAAACTGATGTAGATGGTGATGGAATTAAGGAAATAGTTGTTTACTCTATTTTACTTAATACAAGAAATCAGAGCGGCAATATCACATTAGAAAGCAGTTCGGATGCCAACAAAGCATCTGCTTTGGTTGTACGTAATGGCCCGTTGAATACGATTAATATTAGCGATCCAGTATGCAGCAATTTACTGACGGGTTCTGGTTCGGGAACCTCCAGTTCGACAAGCCCAACTTCAATTAATCCAAATCATTGGTATCCTGCTGGCAGTGCAGTTCTCCGCAAAACTTTCCAGGTCGATGCTATTGTTATTTCCAATAAACCGGGTTTAAAAAGAACAGTTACCACTCTGGAATTTCAGCAAGATAGGCAGCTAGACAAAGGTAACAAATGGGGTGCTTGGTTCCGCTATGACTTGGAGGTATTTCCAGGTAGCGCCTTCAACTGGAACGGAGCGATGTACAGCGCCGGTAATATATTTGTCGGGAGCAACGATGGCTCTAGTAAATTCCGGAGCTTCTTAATTAGCGCTCAAAAGTCTTGTTTTTATACCAAGGATGCTTCCGAAATAACTATCGCGACATTGAACGCTGACCCACCCAGGCAACCAAATGCTTATTTAGGACAAATAGGTGTAGGTAGATTATCTACCAACTCATACGATAGTAAAGCTATTTTTCACGTCGTTAACTCAGATAACTCACCTAATAGTACTAATGGTGTGGAAATGGATAGTGGGAAAGATTCGGTAAAGGATGACAAAAAACCTGTCGATATATCCCTCGATCCTGTAGCTCTTTTTACTCAAGATATTTCCAAAGCGCGGACTGGAACCCCTCCAGATAATAAACTAGCTAGAGATGCTGGTTGGGACTCAAACGCAGGGCCAGGTACTATAGGCTATTTCCAAACCAGAAAAAGAATTTATAACAAAACAGAAGCGACACCATACGTAGACGATACTTATCGAGCTGACAATCGCTATGGCCCTAAACCGAGATACGATAAAACGGATATTACTGAGAACGGTCTGGCAATACCGAGTTCCGAAACAAAGCTGATCAAGGATGTCGTTCCCCCACAAGACCAAGAATTCAAAGAACTGGGTTTAGATGGTTATTGGGAACGCAGAGCTAGGGCAGAAGGATTGCGGATAATTGTGGGAGAAAGGCTGCAATTGGGTAATACCTATGGTTGGGTTAATTCAGACTTAAATGCAAATGGAAACCGTAACGAGCCTAATGAAGCCGATCCACTGTATCCACCCAATCAAAACCCAATCAAACATGAAGAGCAGCAAAGACGCACACTTAGAGATAATTTAGCAGCGGTTCAAGCAACAGCAGTTTACCACTACAAATCAGGAAATAGTGGGTACTTTCCCATTGCGTTTGTAGCAACTACCGCTCATCCGGGAACGGGAAGTAACACTACTGGAACTATTGGCAACAGTAAGAAGTTCAATCTCAATTCGAGTGTCTACAGCTATCCTGACGGTACGTCGGCAATTTTGTACAGCGATTTCTTCAACGGCAGAGGAACCGATGGATGGGAATACGAAGTAGTAGCAGGTGGTGGTGAGGATGAAAATACCTTTAAAGGTCAGCTTTCTGCCGGACAGCCTTTAGGAAAAGCTTTAAGGAACCTGGCATATTTTGCTGGGGAAAAAGATGGAGCTTTCCCACCTACCAAGCAGGATCGCGTTTACCCTCATCCTTACTTGACGATGTGGGGTAATTTCTCGAACCTAAATCGCGCCCTTTCTAATTTAGACAGTGTAGGTTACGACAATCTCAGCATTGCAGATAAATCTTACATCCACACAGCTGCTGGAACTTTGGGAATGTTGGCAAACAACATCAGCTATTTTCAGGGTTACACCTACAACGCAGCAGATTTAGAGAATCTGAATACTGCGCTGAAAACTCTTGATAATGCCAGCACTTCTCCAGGTTCAACACCTGATGCTTATATCGATAAAGTTACCGACACAACTCAGAAAAAAATCGCTCAGTTCGTTTATCAAAAAGAGCAAATAGCTCGCGATCGTCTTTTAGGTTTTGCTCCGTCGCCTTCTGCAACCTCACCAACAGCACCATCAGGAGCAGAGTTCCGTTATGAAGTGAAGTTGCACGCTGTTAACCCTCCTACTGGTAGTACGACACCCAAATTTAAATATGCTGGTGTCGAATACGGAAATGACGTTACTACAGACACAGCTACTCAGAAAAAATTTGTCTATGTAGGTTGTGACCTTAGCGATTCCGGTGATGGGTCTGGAAATAACTGGTTTGGTATGGGAAATCCTAATTCCTGGGGAACGGATGTAGAAAAGGAAAAGAAATTTATCCGTCTAGCCGTAAGCCTCTGCCCCACTCAGCCTAAATATCCTTCCCTCTTCTACATTTTCCCAGTAGCCACTCATAGCGATCGGCAAACAGTTAATACTTCTGTTAATAGTTCTGAAGAGTACATCAAAAAAACTACAGACAGATCTATTCCCAATCCTCCAGCAGGGTATGTAGGCTTCAGCCCAGCAGAAATAAATTTAATGGCACTGCGGCCAAAAGGTATCAACTTCGCTACAGGCTGCGGCGACACTGGTTGGTGTTTACCGACAACTAACAGCATCGTACCAAGTACTGTACCGAGCAAAGATGATTTCGCCGTAATCGATCCTAATGGTAATCAAAGATGGGTTTCTATCATCGATAACGCCCTCTTCGATGGCAGAGAAATGATGAACGTGCGAGTTTTAGACATAGATTTAAAGCAACTCAAAAGCGTTACATTTAACGGCGATACCTGGTTACCAGCAAATCACGGTGTTGTTTATGCTTTCCGAGAAGATGCCGTGCGAGAAGATGCCATTTCCAGACCTTCCAATGGCGCTTACACAAATCCCAACGATACCGGTCACCCCAGAACAAACGCTACAAACCCCAACGATCCAAAAGATCCAGCCTTAACTTCCCTGAAAATATCACCCAAACCAGTAGATTTTTACGCAGACCCAGACCGTCGCCCTTATGGTTTCCGTTTGCGAAACGGGCAAGTTTTGAAGCGAGATACGGGCGACCAAGGATATGGAATCGCGTTTGTTTCCGATAACCCGGTTTATATTCAAGGCAATTTCAATTTCCACAGCACTGACGGAAATTCCAATGACTTAGAAGAGTTCAAGGATATTCTGCTCAAAAACGATCCCAATTGGAATCAGTTCTACAATAGACAGCAATTAGACGATCGTTTTGCCCGCCCGAATAAGGATACTTGGCGACCCGCTGAAATCGCAGCTGATGCGATCGCGATTCTTTCAGATAATTTCGATGCAGGAAGCGTAGAGGACGGCATCAAAAATGATACCTCTAAGAAAAATTCTTACCGAGGTTTCAACGGCCCTAATGGTGACAACGTTAATCCAGAACGCGGTTGGATTCGGGAAGATGGGACGGTAAGTAATACCAGTCTTCCTATCAAATTATCGAGAAACGGCTACCCATTCTTTTGTCCTAATAGTGCCCCTGCGCCTATTACTGGTCAGCCTTGTACTACGCCCCAGGAATACAAAGCTAGCTATCGCCAATTCGGCTATGCTTACGGTACTTCCAATGTCCTCGACAAAGCCAGCAACACCCAGGTCAACGCCACCATAGTCAGCGGTATTCTTCCTTCTCAAAACAAACAGAGTTATGGTGGTTTGCACAACTTCCCCCGTATGATCGAAGATTGGTTCGACAGAGACCTGAATATTTCTGGTTCCTTTGTTCAGTTAAGCTTCAGTACCTATGCTACAGGGCCATACGACCAAGACGATTGGGAACCAGATGGTGCAGATGGCGCTAACGAACCAAGAAGTGAAGAATGGAACTTCTACTACAACCGACCCAACCGCCGCTGGGGTTATGATGTAGGATTGCAATATGCACCGGCAGGCCCTCTAGCACAACGCTTCATCCAATCTGCTAGCCCCCGCAGCGAGTTCTACCGAGATCTAGAAGTAAGCGACCCCTACATTTGTAAGTTACGCCGTGCGTTAAACAACAGACTACCTGATATAGATCTAGCATCTCGCACAGAATGCCCGTAA
- a CDS encoding prepilin-type N-terminal cleavage/methylation domain-containing protein — translation MLGRTHSIQPRKSGRLQLEIIKLLQPRKSSQGVTLLECLVAITVVAVVISSFTPPIFLAVGTRVQNRRAEQALQLAQAEIDRVRRIVEQGSYYDYETCPAGTSKTACLPPKAGISDRDFRRQSKPSAFNDSPDSINATTALRIDINNDGKPDFLMQSYRSEGIQQSGRTVAFNMGVRVYAYFDTMNFGDLQDPPEKAASLKLSTALGAQKKLPLAIIYTSVVKSDTPDSQSSYKTFLENQ, via the coding sequence ATGTTAGGAAGAACACACTCAATTCAACCAAGAAAAAGTGGCAGGCTGCAATTAGAAATAATCAAACTCCTCCAGCCAAGAAAATCATCGCAAGGAGTAACCTTGCTGGAATGCTTGGTAGCAATTACTGTGGTTGCTGTGGTTATTTCATCGTTTACACCGCCAATCTTTCTAGCAGTAGGTACTCGCGTGCAAAACCGAAGAGCCGAACAAGCCTTACAATTAGCTCAAGCAGAGATAGATAGAGTCAGACGCATAGTAGAACAGGGCAGCTATTATGATTATGAGACTTGCCCAGCAGGAACTAGCAAAACCGCTTGTTTACCGCCCAAAGCAGGTATTTCCGATCGTGATTTTCGTCGCCAGTCAAAACCCTCAGCATTTAACGACAGTCCTGACTCAATAAATGCCACAACAGCTTTAAGAATTGATATCAACAACGATGGGAAACCAGACTTTTTAATGCAAAGTTATCGCAGTGAGGGAATTCAACAATCAGGCAGAACTGTTGCTTTTAATATGGGTGTAAGAGTATATGCTTATTTCGATACAATGAACTTTGGCGATCTGCAAGATCCGCCTGAGAAAGCTGCTAGTTTGAAACTTAGCACAGCACTTGGGGCTCAGAAAAAGCTACCTTTAGCAATCATATACACAAGCGTTGTAAAAAGCGATACCCCTGACTCTCAAAGCAGTTACAAGACATTTTTGGAAAATCAGTAA
- a CDS encoding PilW family protein, with protein sequence MSTKIIKSLLKRTLFKAKKGKKAGFTILELLVAIVISTFVILALIDMITDLLQSERREYGRSETQREMQMAMDFIVNDLREAAYVYTNEQINNARTIGGVGITSLRANLPFNTKYEPILVFWKPEQINDTSLNSLNCDNFGSANADPVNPKRQECDQLKIRRRAYSLVVYLQVRNSDDNPDNSNRWKGISRIMRYQLYKYPQNKPDSNLTKSDGYTDPTENSVSFASWPFDSSGVKISSGNINTSSTAVLVDFLDYPDRTSPGADPRDNLTVAPSQCPTETNSDGTPIYKAIPPQNNPNGFTNPSFMACVRSASNLSGDVSNQDIVLFLRGNPTGKGGIKVAPLLAIKTQAVARGVIDKKPAQ encoded by the coding sequence ATGTCTACAAAAATAATTAAGTCTCTGCTAAAACGAACACTATTTAAAGCTAAAAAAGGGAAAAAAGCGGGATTTACCATATTGGAACTTTTGGTAGCGATCGTGATATCCACTTTTGTCATTCTAGCGTTGATAGATATGATCACCGATCTATTGCAGTCAGAGCGTCGAGAATATGGTAGATCGGAAACTCAGAGAGAAATGCAAATGGCGATGGATTTTATAGTAAACGATCTGAGAGAGGCAGCTTATGTCTACACGAACGAACAGATTAATAATGCAAGGACTATTGGGGGTGTTGGTATAACTTCCTTAAGAGCTAATCTACCGTTTAATACTAAATACGAACCAATTTTAGTTTTTTGGAAACCAGAGCAGATTAATGACACTTCTCTTAATAGCTTAAATTGCGATAATTTTGGGTCTGCAAATGCCGATCCTGTTAATCCTAAAAGACAAGAGTGCGACCAACTAAAAATTCGGCGACGTGCTTATAGTTTGGTAGTTTACCTTCAAGTAAGAAACAGCGATGATAACCCCGATAATAGTAATAGATGGAAAGGTATTTCGCGAATTATGCGATACCAATTGTATAAGTACCCACAAAACAAACCAGATAGTAATTTGACAAAATCGGACGGATATACAGACCCTACAGAAAATAGCGTTAGCTTCGCTTCTTGGCCGTTTGATAGTAGCGGAGTCAAAATATCTAGCGGGAATATAAATACAAGCTCAACAGCGGTATTAGTCGATTTTCTTGATTATCCCGATCGCACTTCTCCTGGTGCAGACCCACGAGACAATTTAACAGTTGCTCCTTCTCAATGCCCAACAGAAACTAACTCTGACGGAACCCCCATATATAAAGCTATTCCTCCACAAAATAACCCCAATGGATTCACTAACCCCAGCTTTATGGCTTGTGTGAGAAGTGCTAGTAATCTGAGCGGGGATGTTTCTAATCAAGACATCGTTTTATTCCTCAGAGGTAATCCCACTGGTAAAGGAGGAATTAAAGTAGCACCACTTCTAGCGATCAAAACCCAAGCAGTAGCCCGTGGAGTTATTGATAAAAAACCTGCCCAATAA
- a CDS encoding pilus assembly FimT family protein translates to MKPISKQAIAGFTLIEMLVVIAIVGILAAIAAPSWLGFLTRQRVNTAQAEAFSVLREAQANAQREKRVWQVCFRDYPDTDGINRVQWSVHSVPNEISDFNCASTQANPWNNMTGEDSDKITIDTANTTLPAAPAGYYRMRFQYKGLVHDDDRAALGSNGVKITFKPRNQADGSRRCVFVDTVLGAMRAGNNNDCL, encoded by the coding sequence ATGAAGCCTATCTCAAAACAAGCAATAGCTGGTTTCACTTTAATAGAAATGCTCGTCGTTATAGCGATTGTAGGAATTTTGGCAGCAATAGCTGCCCCCAGTTGGCTGGGATTTTTAACTAGACAACGAGTAAATACCGCTCAAGCCGAAGCTTTTAGCGTATTGCGGGAAGCCCAAGCAAATGCCCAGAGAGAAAAGCGAGTTTGGCAAGTCTGCTTTCGCGATTACCCTGATACCGATGGCATAAATAGGGTGCAATGGTCTGTTCATTCTGTTCCGAATGAAATTTCTGATTTTAATTGTGCTAGCACTCAAGCTAACCCTTGGAACAATATGACTGGGGAAGATAGCGATAAAATTACCATTGATACCGCTAATACAACTCTACCAGCAGCACCTGCTGGCTACTACAGGATGAGATTTCAGTACAAAGGTTTGGTTCATGATGACGATCGGGCAGCTTTGGGAAGCAATGGAGTAAAAATCACGTTTAAGCCTCGCAATCAAGCAGATGGTTCGAGGCGTTGTGTTTTTGTTGATACCGTACTGGGAGCTATGCGTGCAGGTAATAATAATGATTGCCTCTAA
- a CDS encoding type II secretion system protein, with protein MKYTSSSFDKGFTLVEMLVVIAVIGILAAIAAPSWLAFLNRQRLNAAQAEALSAMREAQINSKREKRVWQTSFRTHSDRVQWSVHPENLPTDSLPWNNLLGEDADNIAIDPSNTTLYTSNGIHRVQFQYKGHVNGQLGRITFITRGQNNSTNAPKRCVWVSTLLGALRTDSDRNCLRD; from the coding sequence ATGAAATATACTTCCTCAAGTTTCGATAAGGGGTTTACCCTGGTCGAGATGCTTGTAGTTATTGCAGTGATTGGGATTTTAGCAGCGATCGCGGCCCCCAGTTGGCTAGCATTTTTGAATCGCCAGCGCCTCAACGCAGCTCAAGCTGAAGCTTTGAGTGCCATGCGCGAAGCGCAAATCAACAGTAAAAGAGAGAAGCGAGTTTGGCAAACCAGCTTCCGGACTCACAGCGATCGAGTGCAATGGTCTGTACATCCAGAAAACCTACCCACAGATAGTTTACCTTGGAACAACTTGCTGGGCGAAGATGCTGACAACATTGCGATCGACCCATCCAACACAACATTGTACACAAGCAATGGCATTCATCGAGTACAGTTCCAGTACAAAGGACACGTTAACGGACAGTTAGGCAGAATCACCTTTATTACTCGCGGTCAAAATAATTCTACCAACGCTCCCAAGCGCTGCGTTTGGGTCTCCACATTGTTGGGAGCGTTACGCACAGATAGCGATCGTAACTGTTTGCGAGATTAA